A window of the Salvelinus fontinalis isolate EN_2023a chromosome 26, ASM2944872v1, whole genome shotgun sequence genome harbors these coding sequences:
- the LOC129823744 gene encoding regulator of G-protein signaling 5-like, protein MCRGLESLPTTCLERAKELKALFGSFLQKPDLSIIGHSHKTDKLRLNKSEPLKWKESFENLLSNQNGLYLFRAFLVSEFSEENIAFYLACEDYRITKPSSKLSATAKKIYEEFVCSDAPREVNLDHETKAITKKNLEHPSQSCFSLAQEKIYALMEKDCYPRFLKSTTYLEISRQVKSG, encoded by the exons ATGTGCAGAGGACTGGAATCGTTGCCTACCACATGTCTGGAGAG GGCAAAGGAACTCAAGGCTCTCTTTGGAAGTTTTCTACAGAAGCCGGATCTGAGCATCATCGGTCACTCACACAAAACTGACAAACTAAG GTTAAATAAGAGCGAACCATTAAAATGGAAGGAGTCGTTTGAGAACCTGCTGTCCAACCAAA ATGGACTGTACTTGTTCCGTGCTTTCCTGGTGTCGGAGTTTAGCGAGGAGAACATAGCTTTCTACCTGGCCTGTGAAGACTACAGGATAACCAAGCCCTCCTCAAAGCTATCAGCTACAGCTAAGAAGATCTATGAGGAGTTTGTCTGCAGTGACGCACCAAGAGAG GTCAACCTCGACCATGAGACCAAAGCCATCACCAAGAAGAATCTGGAACACCCCAGCCAGTCCTGTTTCAGCCTGGCCCAGGAGAAGATCTACGCCCTGATGGAGAAAGACTGCTACCCTCGCTTCCTCAAGTCCACCACCTACCTGGAGATCAGTCGGCAGGTCAAATCCGGTTAA